The Synechocystis sp. PCC 7509 genome includes a window with the following:
- the topA gene encoding type I DNA topoisomerase produces MPTLVIVESPTKARTIRNYLPAGYRVEASMGHVRDLPQSASDIPAAVKSEKWANLGVNVEADFEPLYIVPKDKKKIVTQLKEALKSADELILATDEDREGESISWHLLQILKPKVPIKRMVFHEITSEAIKKALKNCRNIDEQVVRAQETRRILDRLVGYTLSPLLWKKIAWGLSAGRVQSVAVLLLVSRERQRRAFRQGSYWDLKATLEQNKDPFSAVLVTLAGTKVATGSDFDEATGQIIAGRKVTLLSQAEALLLQKRLRGKPWQVTGLEERPVTRKPAPPFTTSTLQQESNRKLRMSARDTMRTAQSLYEQGYITYMRTDSVHLSAEAISAARSCVEKLYGKEYLSPAPKQYTTKSKGAQEAHEAIRPAGNTFRTPQETGLSGREFSLYDLIWKRTVASQMADARQTQISVQTQVEDAGFRSSGKRIDFPGFLRAYVEGSDDPNAALEDQEVILPALKVGDSPNCTKLDAVGHETQPPARYTEASLVKMLESEGIGRPSTYASIIGTIIDRGYAQLVNNALIPTFTAFAVTALLEEHFPDLVNTSFTSKMEQTLDDIATGEVKWLPYLRQFYSGDKGLETLVKERESQIDRTKATTVQLDDLDVKVRIGKFGPYVESNNGNGTVTASIPPNLTPADINSAQVEALLQGPNKVGEHPDTGETIYLKIGSNGYYLQLGEPSEQNKKPKTASLPAGVSPDNVTLEIAVNQLALPRTLGVHPATNGKIQAGLGKFGPFIVHNQSKDEKDYRSLKAGDDVFTITLERALEILSEPKKTGRSKSKQALKELGSHPADNEPVNIYDGPYGAYIKHGKVNVGLAEGQTVETMTLATALELLATKKPASTAKRTTKANTITTKKKTTTTKSRAKSSTKL; encoded by the coding sequence ATGCCAACCCTCGTTATTGTTGAATCTCCTACTAAAGCTCGTACTATTCGTAATTATTTGCCCGCAGGCTACCGCGTGGAAGCTTCAATGGGCCACGTGCGCGATTTACCGCAATCGGCTAGTGATATTCCGGCGGCGGTAAAATCAGAAAAATGGGCAAATTTGGGTGTCAATGTAGAGGCAGATTTTGAGCCTTTGTATATTGTCCCCAAGGATAAGAAAAAAATTGTTACTCAGCTAAAAGAAGCTCTCAAGTCCGCCGATGAATTAATTCTGGCGACTGATGAAGATCGCGAAGGAGAGAGCATAAGTTGGCATTTATTGCAAATATTAAAACCAAAAGTGCCGATTAAACGGATGGTATTTCATGAAATTACCTCCGAAGCAATCAAAAAAGCTCTCAAAAATTGTCGCAATATTGACGAGCAAGTAGTCCGCGCTCAAGAAACTAGACGAATTTTAGATCGTTTAGTTGGCTATACTCTGTCGCCCTTACTCTGGAAAAAAATAGCTTGGGGACTCTCCGCCGGACGAGTACAATCGGTAGCAGTATTACTTTTAGTTAGTCGGGAACGTCAACGCCGCGCTTTTCGCCAAGGTAGTTATTGGGACTTAAAAGCAACTTTAGAGCAAAACAAAGATCCTTTTAGTGCCGTATTAGTAACTTTGGCAGGAACAAAAGTAGCGACGGGTAGCGATTTTGATGAAGCCACCGGACAAATTATTGCTGGGCGCAAAGTAACGCTACTTAGCCAAGCAGAGGCGCTCCTTCTCCAAAAACGTCTAAGGGGTAAACCTTGGCAAGTAACAGGCTTAGAGGAGCGCCCTGTTACCCGCAAACCTGCCCCACCCTTTACTACTTCTACCCTGCAACAAGAATCTAACCGCAAACTGAGAATGTCGGCACGGGATACAATGCGGACGGCGCAAAGTTTGTACGAGCAAGGATATATTACTTATATGCGTACAGATTCGGTGCATTTGTCCGCAGAGGCTATTTCCGCCGCCCGCAGTTGTGTAGAAAAACTCTATGGCAAAGAGTATCTTAGCCCCGCTCCGAAGCAATATACAACCAAAAGCAAAGGCGCTCAAGAAGCTCACGAAGCTATCCGTCCGGCGGGTAATACTTTTCGCACTCCCCAAGAAACAGGCTTAAGCGGTCGAGAATTTTCTTTATACGATTTGATTTGGAAGCGCACCGTAGCAAGTCAAATGGCGGACGCAAGACAAACCCAAATATCTGTGCAAACTCAAGTAGAAGATGCGGGATTTCGTTCTAGTGGGAAACGGATTGATTTTCCTGGGTTTCTCCGCGCCTATGTAGAAGGTTCTGATGACCCAAATGCAGCCTTGGAAGATCAAGAGGTAATTTTACCAGCTTTAAAAGTAGGTGACAGCCCCAATTGTACTAAATTAGATGCCGTAGGTCACGAAACCCAACCTCCCGCTCGTTATACGGAAGCTTCTTTAGTCAAAATGCTAGAAAGTGAAGGGATTGGGCGACCTAGTACCTATGCAAGTATTATTGGCACGATTATCGACCGGGGTTACGCGCAGTTAGTAAATAATGCTTTAATTCCCACTTTTACAGCTTTTGCTGTCACAGCTTTACTAGAAGAACACTTTCCTGATTTGGTCAATACTAGCTTTACTTCAAAAATGGAGCAAACTTTAGATGATATTGCTACTGGAGAAGTTAAGTGGCTGCCTTATCTGCGACAATTTTATTCGGGAGATAAAGGGCTAGAAACTTTAGTCAAAGAAAGAGAAAGCCAAATCGACCGCACTAAAGCGACAACGGTACAACTAGACGATTTGGATGTCAAAGTCCGCATTGGTAAGTTTGGCCCTTACGTGGAATCAAATAACGGGAATGGAACGGTCACAGCTTCAATTCCACCAAACTTAACTCCCGCCGATATAAATTCTGCACAAGTCGAAGCATTGTTGCAAGGGCCAAATAAAGTAGGCGAACATCCCGATACTGGAGAAACAATTTATCTCAAGATTGGCAGCAACGGTTATTACTTACAACTAGGCGAACCCTCGGAGCAAAATAAAAAGCCTAAAACCGCTTCTTTACCTGCGGGTGTTAGTCCTGACAATGTGACTTTAGAAATAGCTGTTAACCAATTGGCTTTACCCCGCACGTTAGGGGTTCATCCGGCTACCAATGGCAAAATCCAAGCAGGACTTGGTAAGTTTGGGCCTTTTATCGTCCACAATCAAAGCAAGGATGAAAAAGACTACCGCAGTCTTAAAGCTGGTGATGATGTGTTTACAATTACTTTAGAAAGAGCTTTAGAGATTTTGTCAGAGCCGAAAAAAACGGGGCGCAGCAAGTCTAAGCAAGCTTTAAAAGAATTGGGTTCTCATCCAGCAGACAATGAACCCGTTAATATCTACGATGGCCCTTATGGTGCTTATATCAAGCACGGTAAAGTTAATGTGGGTTTAGCGGAAGGTCAAACCGTAGAAACAATGACGTTAGCTACAGCTTTAGAGTTATTGGCGACTAAAAAGCCAGCTAGTACCGCTAAACGCACAACCAAAGCAAATACCATTACTACTAAGAAGAAAACTACAACAACCAAATCTAGAGCAAAATCAAGTACAAAACTGTAA
- a CDS encoding peptidylprolyl isomerase, whose amino-acid sequence MAHSLSYPMTKLWKRWLRASLIVTLLVAFVFGTLVSPSNAALPAGNAITDGKALLRYSLPIDNPTVRELQTSLEDIAAQLRANRRWGAIAADLKKATKIVKERSAKLLATVPENRQPQAKTLIDQIQAGIETLQPAVEAKEKNQIWEDRAKLLTLVGQLEELMAVGFPFEVPAEYSNLPQLKGRATVEIATNKGDLTVVLDGYSAPVTAGNFVDLVQRGFYNGLEFTRSEDSYVLQIGDPPGKEEGFIDPDTGKYRAVPLEVLAENDKTPTYGITLEDAGRYRDGVVLPFSAYGTLAMARPESEPNGASSQFFFFLFEPELTPAGRNLLDGRYSVFGYLTEGKEVLEQLKAGDVIKSAKVVAGLENLVEPKVASSK is encoded by the coding sequence ATGGCGCATTCTTTAAGCTATCCCATGACAAAATTGTGGAAACGCTGGCTTAGAGCCAGCTTGATTGTAACTCTGCTCGTTGCCTTTGTTTTTGGAACACTGGTTTCTCCCAGCAACGCCGCTTTACCTGCGGGTAATGCAATTACTGATGGTAAAGCATTGTTACGCTACTCTTTACCCATTGACAACCCAACGGTACGAGAACTACAAACCTCTTTAGAAGATATTGCTGCTCAATTACGGGCAAATCGTCGCTGGGGTGCGATCGCAGCCGATCTAAAAAAAGCAACTAAAATTGTGAAAGAGCGATCTGCTAAGTTGTTAGCAACAGTTCCCGAAAATCGCCAGCCTCAAGCAAAGACTTTAATTGACCAAATCCAAGCGGGGATAGAAACACTCCAACCGGCGGTAGAAGCTAAAGAAAAAAACCAAATCTGGGAAGACCGAGCTAAATTATTAACTTTAGTCGGACAGTTAGAAGAATTAATGGCGGTAGGTTTTCCCTTTGAAGTACCTGCCGAGTACAGCAACTTACCTCAACTTAAAGGTCGCGCCACCGTAGAAATAGCTACAAATAAAGGCGACCTTACAGTAGTTTTGGATGGTTACAGCGCCCCAGTTACGGCAGGAAACTTTGTTGATTTGGTGCAAAGAGGTTTTTATAATGGGTTGGAGTTTACGCGCTCAGAAGACTCCTATGTACTGCAAATTGGCGATCCCCCAGGTAAAGAAGAAGGATTTATCGATCCTGATACTGGTAAATATCGCGCTGTGCCTTTAGAAGTGCTTGCCGAAAACGATAAAACTCCTACCTATGGCATTACTTTAGAAGATGCGGGACGTTACCGCGACGGGGTAGTATTGCCTTTTTCTGCTTACGGAACTCTAGCTATGGCTCGTCCTGAAAGCGAACCAAATGGCGCTTCTTCGCAATTTTTCTTTTTCCTATTTGAACCAGAACTTACTCCCGCCGGGAGAAATTTGTTAGATGGTCGCTACTCGGTGTTTGGCTATTTGACTGAAGGGAAGGAAGTTTTGGAACAACTCAAAGCGGGAGATGTTATTAAATCGGCTAAAGTTGTGGCGGGATTAGAAAACTTAGTCGAGCCAAAAGTTGCTTCTAGCAAATAA
- a CDS encoding class I SAM-dependent methyltransferase: MATNSQQLAKTLSSSVFLSRGRSLWELNQQNWELPLTKIEKLLVGMYVILEDYSQGKFPPRFDDQKLAHDAEIAYRFSLPGLTEFDVADSEIRKPFWFGSATGKYLTDFINLVFVLEKLQISPPQKLLELGCGTGWMSEFLALMKFEVMATSISPHDIRDAQTRIKSLEAKNLKPNLEFIVSSMETVAESVQNQGLFDTVLVFEALHHAYDWRKAINSSYSCLKSGGWLLVCNEPNFFHTAVSYRIAKLSNTHEIGFKRSELIHHLKQTGFQDIQIMKNKMDWLVKPHWIAAQK, from the coding sequence ATGGCAACAAATTCACAGCAGTTAGCTAAAACGCTTTCAAGCTCGGTGTTTTTAAGCAGAGGTCGTAGTCTTTGGGAATTAAACCAACAAAATTGGGAACTACCATTAACAAAGATAGAAAAGCTACTGGTGGGTATGTATGTGATTTTGGAGGATTACTCCCAGGGGAAGTTCCCACCCAGATTTGACGACCAAAAATTGGCTCACGATGCAGAAATTGCCTATCGTTTTTCATTGCCAGGATTAACGGAGTTTGATGTTGCTGATAGTGAGATTCGTAAGCCTTTTTGGTTTGGTTCTGCAACAGGAAAATATCTTACAGATTTTATCAACTTAGTTTTTGTTTTAGAAAAGCTGCAAATTTCTCCACCACAAAAATTACTCGAACTTGGCTGTGGAACTGGATGGATGTCAGAATTTTTGGCTTTGATGAAGTTTGAGGTAATGGCAACTTCTATCTCTCCTCACGATATTAGAGACGCTCAAACCAGAATTAAAAGCCTTGAGGCTAAAAATCTCAAGCCTAACTTGGAATTTATAGTTTCTTCGATGGAAACTGTAGCCGAGTCCGTTCAAAATCAAGGGTTGTTTGATACTGTGCTAGTTTTTGAAGCGTTGCACCATGCCTATGATTGGAGAAAAGCAATTAATTCTAGTTATAGCTGCTTAAAAAGTGGCGGGTGGCTCTTAGTGTGCAATGAACCTAATTTTTTTCATACGGCGGTTTCTTATCGGATAGCTAAATTGTCTAATACTCACGAGATTGGATTCAAACGCTCGGAACTGATACACCACCTAAAACAAACGGGTTTTCAAGATATTCAGATTATGAAAAACAAGATGGATTGGTTGGTTAAACCCCATTGGATAGCCGCTCAAAAATAA
- the scpB gene encoding SMC-Scp complex subunit ScpB produces the protein MRLATTIEAILYLKGQPLTITEIAEYAKVDRSSVEYALIELMDDYAHRDSALNVVETDSSYSLQLRSHFQSLVQVLIPLELGVGALRTLAAIALYAPITQTQLVDLRGSGAYQHVQELVELGFIQKRRKTDSRSHLLSLTPKFNQYFQMDKLPQEFLHVQLEMELTATNPN, from the coding sequence ATGCGCCTAGCTACCACAATCGAAGCTATCCTTTACTTGAAAGGTCAGCCGTTAACTATTACAGAAATTGCTGAATATGCAAAAGTCGATCGCTCTAGTGTTGAATATGCCTTAATTGAACTAATGGACGACTACGCCCACCGCGATAGCGCTCTAAATGTAGTAGAAACTGATTCTAGTTACAGCTTGCAATTGCGATCGCACTTTCAATCATTGGTACAGGTTTTGATTCCTTTAGAATTAGGAGTTGGGGCTTTGCGGACTTTAGCTGCGATCGCTCTTTATGCCCCCATTACTCAAACTCAATTAGTCGATTTGCGCGGCTCTGGCGCTTATCAGCACGTCCAAGAACTGGTAGAGCTAGGTTTTATCCAAAAACGCCGAAAAACTGATTCTCGCTCTCATTTGCTATCGCTAACGCCAAAATTTAATCAGTATTTTCAGATGGATAAATTACCCCAAGAATTTCTCCATGTTCAGCTAGAAATGGAACTTACCGCTACAAATCCGAACTAA
- a CDS encoding DUF760 domain-containing protein, with the protein MVFNSDFLNDNAQEDRVNPLLKYLQTQSPEILSHVAKSASPEIKQIISHNVQGLVGMMPSEHFNVKITTDKDNLAGLLASAMMTGYFLRQMEQRMHLEDLADSVASPHDPTSKD; encoded by the coding sequence ATGGTTTTTAATTCTGACTTTCTCAACGACAACGCCCAAGAAGACCGAGTAAATCCCCTGTTGAAATATCTCCAAACTCAGTCTCCAGAAATTTTATCTCATGTGGCTAAGTCTGCCAGCCCAGAAATCAAACAAATAATTTCTCACAATGTTCAAGGGTTAGTCGGAATGATGCCTTCGGAACATTTTAATGTCAAAATTACCACCGACAAAGACAATCTAGCCGGGTTACTAGCTTCAGCAATGATGACTGGCTACTTTTTGCGCCAGATGGAGCAAAGAATGCACTTAGAAGATTTAGCTGACTCCGTAGCGTCGCCGCACGATCCTACAAGCAAAGATTAG
- a CDS encoding SagB/ThcOx family dehydrogenase: protein MSQQPSITQHYHERTKYDEETIASKSQGLDWSKQPVPFKEYKLGKIIDLKSYLQEDTTEVWWKRLSRLLLSSYGLTARIDTIGAPIYLRAAPSAGGLYPAEIYLVSRGTPLLPPGLYNYQAQTHSLVHFWEDEVWQSLQSACCWHPVLQDTQIAIAITAVFHRSAWRYQDRAYRRIFLDTGHLLGNLELAGAINDFRPHLIGGFIDEAVNNLLYLDTDNEGAIAIIGLADLLDVQQNLSCGLTALASAIQTDYPAIPDGQLLPYYHKATAIDSNPPQLELSSAVEDKYNFPFCLKVPTISAPIDWEGKLEKLKQTIFQRRSTRAYNGENLTLDELKALLDFTYQPQNYIDQELDGAPDYFALQLIETFIAVSGVEGLESGCYYYAPKSQELRQIRFKNFRRELHFLCLGQDLGRDAAAVVFHTADLKAAIAQYGDRVYRYLHMDAGHLGQRLNLAAIRLGLGVSGIGGFFDDRVNEVLGIPVDEAAIYITTLGRPR, encoded by the coding sequence ATGTCACAACAACCTTCTATAACTCAGCATTACCACGAACGGACTAAATACGACGAGGAAACCATCGCCTCTAAAAGTCAAGGTTTAGACTGGAGCAAACAACCAGTACCGTTTAAAGAGTATAAGCTAGGAAAAATTATCGATCTAAAATCCTACCTCCAAGAAGACACTACCGAGGTATGGTGGAAGCGATTGTCGCGGCTACTACTATCCAGCTATGGCTTAACGGCTAGGATCGATACAATCGGAGCGCCGATATATTTAAGGGCTGCACCGTCGGCGGGAGGCTTATATCCGGCGGAAATTTATTTAGTTTCTCGCGGTACTCCATTACTTCCACCCGGACTATACAACTATCAAGCTCAGACTCATTCGTTAGTACATTTTTGGGAAGATGAAGTTTGGCAAAGCTTACAATCGGCTTGCTGCTGGCATCCTGTCCTTCAAGATACCCAAATAGCGATCGCCATTACGGCAGTATTTCATCGCTCGGCTTGGCGCTATCAAGACAGAGCTTATCGGCGGATATTTTTAGATACAGGGCATTTATTAGGAAATCTTGAACTTGCAGGCGCTATCAATGACTTTCGCCCTCATTTAATCGGCGGTTTTATTGATGAAGCGGTAAATAACTTGCTTTACTTAGACACTGATAACGAAGGAGCAATTGCAATTATTGGATTAGCTGATTTGCTTGATGTTCAACAAAACCTATCTTGTGGTTTAACGGCTTTAGCTTCGGCGATCCAAACCGACTATCCAGCTATTCCCGATGGTCAATTATTACCTTACTACCACAAAGCTACAGCCATTGATTCAAATCCGCCACAATTAGAGCTTTCAAGTGCTGTTGAAGATAAATATAACTTCCCATTTTGCCTAAAAGTTCCCACTATTTCCGCGCCGATTGATTGGGAAGGCAAATTAGAGAAACTAAAACAGACTATTTTTCAACGTCGCTCTACTCGTGCTTACAATGGCGAAAATTTGACCTTAGACGAACTCAAAGCGTTACTCGATTTTACCTACCAACCCCAAAATTATATCGATCAAGAATTGGATGGAGCGCCGGATTATTTTGCGTTGCAGCTAATTGAAACATTTATTGCTGTCTCTGGGGTAGAAGGCTTAGAATCTGGTTGTTATTACTACGCGCCCAAAAGTCAAGAGTTGCGGCAAATTCGGTTCAAAAACTTCCGCCGAGAGTTGCATTTTCTATGTTTGGGGCAAGATTTGGGACGAGATGCGGCAGCCGTTGTATTTCATACCGCCGACTTAAAAGCTGCTATAGCTCAGTATGGCGATCGCGTTTACCGTTATCTGCACATGGATGCGGGTCATTTGGGACAACGCCTTAACTTAGCTGCTATCCGTCTGGGCTTGGGCGTAAGCGGAATTGGGGGCTTTTTTGACGATCGCGTTAATGAAGTTTTGGGCATTCCCGTTGATGAAGCGGCAATTTACATTACTACTTTAGGTCGTCCGCGCTAG
- the dnaK gene encoding molecular chaperone DnaK: MAKVVGIDLGTTNSCVAVMEGGKPTVIANAEGFRTTPSVVAFAKNGDRLVGQIAKRQAVMNPENTFYSVKRFIGRRFEEITHEATEVSYKVIRDGSGNVKLDCPGAGKQFAPEEISAQVLRKLVEDASKYLGETVTQAVITVPAYFNDSQRQATKDAGKIAGIDVLRIINEPTAASLAYGFDKKSNETILVFDLGGGTFDVSVLEVGDGVFEVLATSGDTHLGGDDFDKKIVDYLADEFRRSEGIDLRKDKQALQRLTEAAEKAKIELSSVTQAEINLPFITATQDGPKHLDTTLTRAKFEELCSDLIDRSRIPVENAMRDAKLDKSAINEIVLVGGSTRIPAVQDLVKRILGKDPNQTVNPDEVVAVGAAIQAGVLSGDVTGILLLDVSPLSLGVETLGGVMTKIIPRNTTIPTKKSEVFSTAVDGQSNVEIHVLQGEREMSTDNKSLGTFRLDGIPPAPRGVPQIEVIFDIDANGILNVTAKDKGSGKEQSISITGASTLDKSEVERMVQQAEQNASTDKERREKIERKNQADSLAYQAEKQIADLGDKVPADDKTKIEGMIKNLRDAVASENDEQIKVLMPELQQTLYTIGANLYQQGGGDAGAAPGGTPGDNDGGANPPSGGDDVIDADFTESK, encoded by the coding sequence ATGGCAAAAGTAGTTGGAATTGACTTAGGTACAACAAATTCTTGCGTAGCAGTAATGGAAGGTGGCAAACCCACTGTAATTGCTAACGCTGAAGGTTTTCGGACAACACCATCGGTGGTTGCCTTTGCTAAAAATGGCGATCGCTTAGTAGGTCAAATCGCTAAACGTCAAGCGGTAATGAACCCTGAAAATACCTTTTATTCAGTCAAGCGGTTTATCGGACGTAGATTTGAGGAAATAACCCACGAAGCAACGGAAGTTTCCTACAAAGTAATCCGCGATGGTAGTGGCAATGTTAAGTTAGACTGTCCCGGCGCTGGTAAGCAATTTGCCCCCGAAGAAATCTCTGCTCAAGTTTTGCGAAAATTGGTGGAAGATGCCAGTAAATACTTAGGCGAAACTGTTACCCAAGCAGTAATTACCGTTCCTGCGTATTTCAATGACTCCCAGCGTCAAGCAACTAAAGATGCAGGGAAAATTGCTGGAATTGACGTACTGCGGATCATTAACGAACCTACCGCCGCATCTTTGGCTTACGGTTTCGACAAAAAGAGCAACGAAACAATCTTAGTATTTGACCTTGGTGGCGGTACTTTTGACGTATCAGTGCTAGAAGTTGGCGACGGTGTATTTGAAGTATTGGCTACTTCCGGCGACACTCACTTAGGTGGTGACGACTTCGATAAAAAGATTGTTGACTACTTAGCAGACGAATTTAGACGCTCTGAAGGTATCGACTTGCGCAAAGACAAGCAAGCTTTACAGCGTTTAACTGAAGCGGCAGAAAAGGCAAAAATCGAGCTATCGAGTGTTACTCAAGCCGAGATCAACCTACCCTTTATTACCGCTACTCAAGACGGGCCCAAGCACTTAGATACAACTCTAACCCGCGCCAAATTTGAAGAACTTTGTTCTGACTTAATTGATCGCTCTCGCATTCCCGTAGAAAACGCGATGCGCGATGCTAAGTTAGACAAAAGTGCCATCAACGAAATCGTGTTAGTAGGTGGTTCTACCCGGATTCCCGCCGTTCAAGATTTGGTAAAACGAATACTCGGCAAAGATCCTAACCAAACTGTAAACCCTGACGAAGTAGTCGCCGTAGGTGCAGCAATTCAAGCTGGGGTATTATCTGGGGATGTTACAGGGATCTTGTTACTCGATGTTAGTCCGCTATCCTTGGGTGTAGAAACTCTCGGCGGCGTAATGACTAAAATTATTCCTCGCAACACAACCATTCCTACCAAAAAATCTGAAGTATTCTCAACGGCGGTAGATGGTCAAAGCAATGTAGAAATTCACGTTCTTCAAGGGGAGCGAGAAATGTCTACCGATAACAAGAGTTTGGGAACATTCCGTTTAGATGGGATTCCCCCCGCACCTCGCGGTGTACCCCAAATTGAGGTGATCTTTGACATCGATGCTAACGGTATTCTCAATGTCACCGCTAAAGACAAAGGTAGTGGTAAAGAGCAATCTATCAGCATTACCGGCGCTTCTACCCTCGATAAGTCGGAAGTTGAGCGGATGGTACAGCAAGCAGAACAAAATGCTTCTACCGATAAAGAGCGGCGTGAGAAAATCGAACGCAAAAATCAGGCAGATTCTTTAGCTTACCAAGCCGAAAAGCAGATTGCTGACTTGGGCGATAAGGTCCCTGCTGATGATAAAACCAAAATTGAGGGAATGATCAAAAACCTCAGAGATGCCGTTGCTTCAGAAAATGACGAGCAAATCAAAGTTCTGATGCCCGAACTACAGCAAACACTCTACACTATCGGCGCTAATTTGTATCAGCAAGGTGGTGGTGACGCGGGTGCTGCTCCTGGTGGCACTCCTGGCGATAATGATGGTGGTGCTAATCCCCCTAGTGGTGGCGATGATGTAATTGATGCTGATTTTACTGAATCTAAATAG
- a CDS encoding serine/threonine-protein kinase: MMSGKLLKQRYQIVEILKTGGFCQTYLAKDIAQPNLPKCIIKQLSLPKSDRPNYFQKNVYQSLKREVKALKTLNTCDRVPQLLAYFEEDRQLYLVQKFIDGYSLAIEIYPGCCWSESRVIELLCEVLEILAVVHSYGFIHRNIKPSNLIRQNNTHRLVLIDFGAAKQTWQQMATESEKNYPTFVAKEATVAMGTPGYMPAEQERGTPRPSSDIYALGIMAIQALTGLSPTQLLIDSETGEILWQQHAKVSREFADILSSMVSYHFKDRYQSAAEALNALQKTLVNLPISSTRQEMPAPVIANAPLQKIATNPNVLKFKPSLSIIFSAIAFVLTLLGGSYYLLQSPSSTLKAEKSLVTAAPKVTLVHTLESHTNVVWCAVSSFDGQTLISSSGDKTIKVWNLLTGKLLRTLKSNSQPVLSVAISQSDRTIASGSYSNNQAVNLWDFPTGTRHNLKGDSNGVWSVAISPNERLLASSNQDGSIEVWNLRDRKLRYRLLGHLNAVWSVAISSDNQLLASASSDKTINLWDLRSRELLHTFSGHSDRVRTVAFSPNGQIIASGSWDKSIKIWNVKTKALLSNLSGHSDRVNSVAISPNGQLLASGSDDGTIKLWDLPTGKLLQTLKQHFGNVNSVSFNPDGNILISGSGDQTIKIWSLKP; this comes from the coding sequence ATGATGTCAGGCAAGTTATTAAAGCAGCGTTACCAAATAGTTGAAATTTTGAAGACTGGGGGATTTTGTCAAACCTACTTAGCTAAAGATATTGCCCAGCCAAATTTGCCCAAATGTATTATTAAGCAACTATCACTACCAAAGAGCGATCGCCCTAATTACTTCCAAAAGAATGTCTATCAGTCCTTAAAAAGAGAAGTAAAAGCCCTAAAGACTCTCAACACTTGCGATCGCGTCCCTCAACTTTTGGCTTACTTTGAAGAAGATCGACAGCTTTATTTAGTCCAAAAGTTTATTGACGGATATTCTCTAGCTATAGAAATCTATCCGGGTTGCTGTTGGAGCGAAAGTCGAGTTATTGAACTTCTTTGCGAAGTATTAGAAATTTTAGCTGTAGTGCATAGTTACGGGTTCATCCATCGCAACATTAAACCCAGTAATTTGATTAGGCAAAATAATACGCATCGATTAGTTTTGATTGATTTTGGCGCGGCTAAACAAACTTGGCAGCAAATGGCTACAGAGTCAGAAAAAAATTATCCTACTTTCGTTGCTAAAGAGGCTACAGTTGCTATGGGTACGCCGGGATATATGCCCGCCGAGCAAGAACGAGGTACACCCCGCCCTAGTAGCGATATTTATGCTTTAGGGATAATGGCTATTCAGGCATTGACGGGTTTAAGTCCTACTCAATTGCTAATAGATTCGGAAACCGGAGAAATTTTGTGGCAGCAACACGCTAAAGTTAGTCGAGAATTTGCTGATATTTTAAGCTCAATGGTGTCTTATCACTTTAAAGATCGCTATCAATCGGCAGCAGAAGCTTTAAACGCACTCCAAAAAACTTTAGTTAATCTACCTATTTCCTCCACACGGCAAGAAATGCCAGCGCCTGTAATTGCAAATGCTCCCCTTCAAAAAATTGCGACTAATCCCAATGTTTTGAAATTCAAACCAAGTTTATCTATTATATTTAGCGCGATCGCCTTTGTCTTAACTTTGCTAGGAGGCAGCTACTATTTGCTGCAATCGCCTTCCTCTACGTTGAAAGCGGAAAAGTCTTTAGTTACTGCTGCTCCAAAGGTAACTTTAGTTCATACCTTAGAAAGCCATACAAATGTTGTTTGGTGCGCTGTTTCGAGCTTTGACGGTCAAACTCTAATTAGTAGTAGTGGAGATAAAACTATTAAAGTATGGAACTTGCTTACAGGAAAATTGCTACGGACTTTGAAAAGCAATTCCCAACCAGTTTTGTCAGTGGCGATTAGTCAAAGCGATCGCACTATTGCTAGTGGTAGCTACAGTAATAATCAAGCAGTTAATCTTTGGGATTTTCCTACAGGTACACGTCATAATCTGAAGGGCGATAGCAACGGTGTATGGTCTGTAGCTATTAGTCCGAACGAGCGATTGCTTGCCAGTTCTAATCAGGATGGTTCTATAGAGGTCTGGAATCTTCGCGATCGCAAATTACGTTATCGCCTGTTGGGACATTTAAACGCTGTTTGGTCTGTAGCTATTAGTTCTGACAATCAACTGCTTGCTAGTGCAAGTTCTGACAAAACAATTAATCTTTGGGATTTACGAAGTAGAGAGTTATTGCATACTTTTAGTGGACATTCTGACCGAGTTAGAACTGTTGCTTTTAGTCCTAATGGGCAAATTATCGCTTCTGGTAGTTGGGATAAATCGATAAAAATTTGGAATGTGAAAACTAAAGCTTTACTAAGTAACCTTTCTGGGCATTCAGATCGTGTCAATTCTGTAGCTATTAGTCCTAACGGTCAACTTCTTGCAAGTGGCAGCGATGACGGTACGATCAAACTTTGGGATTTACCTACAGGGAAATTGCTACAAACTCTAAAACAGCATTTTGGCAATGTTAATTCTGTCAGCTTTAACCCTGATGGCAATATTTTAATTAGTGGTAGTGGCGATCAAACGATCAAAATTTGGTCGCTCAAGCCTTAA